Proteins co-encoded in one Streptomyces roseochromogenus subsp. oscitans DS 12.976 genomic window:
- a CDS encoding prephenate dehydrogenase, producing MHTAVIIGTGMIGTSIGLSLRKQGVDTYLMDVSPVALRISEAVGAGMAEEPPEAVDLAVVAVPPAQVAPVIASHQSRGTARFYVDVAGVKVSSLRELEALGCDLATVVGGHPLVGRPGSGPLAAQDDLFDGRPWALVPAAETDASALNCALELVALCGAIPVVLDAEAHDRAIALGTLVPQVVLTLAAARLTEADSIALRLLGGVWSEIPQLIGVDSATSWTQALAANAAPVVSELEKLSLDLTTLLETLRAVADGSGSPAEPDGHLLEFIQRGIDGCNRIPGRYGIPTETGLADIDVFVEDRPTELARLFRDVASAGVVMRGINISQRPDSLDRTVTISVTPRKAEDLLHELRRRKWPADA from the coding sequence GTGCACACGGCCGTGATAATCGGGACCGGAATGATCGGCACGTCGATCGGTCTGTCGCTGCGGAAGCAAGGCGTCGACACCTACCTCATGGACGTCAGTCCCGTCGCACTGCGCATTTCCGAAGCGGTCGGTGCCGGGATGGCCGAGGAACCGCCGGAAGCGGTGGACCTGGCGGTGGTCGCCGTGCCGCCGGCCCAAGTGGCACCGGTGATCGCGTCTCACCAGTCGAGGGGAACCGCTCGCTTTTACGTCGACGTGGCGGGAGTGAAGGTCTCGTCCTTGCGTGAACTCGAAGCACTGGGTTGTGACCTTGCCACTGTGGTGGGTGGTCATCCACTGGTGGGACGGCCGGGATCCGGTCCTTTGGCGGCGCAGGACGACCTGTTCGACGGACGGCCGTGGGCGCTCGTGCCCGCAGCGGAAACAGATGCTTCCGCACTGAACTGCGCTCTCGAACTGGTCGCCTTGTGCGGGGCGATACCGGTCGTCCTGGATGCCGAGGCGCACGACCGGGCGATCGCCCTCGGCACGCTCGTCCCCCAGGTCGTTCTCACGCTCGCCGCCGCTCGCTTGACGGAGGCGGACAGCATCGCGTTACGGCTGCTGGGAGGCGTGTGGTCGGAGATACCCCAGCTCATCGGGGTCGACTCCGCCACATCGTGGACACAGGCCCTCGCCGCGAATGCGGCTCCGGTCGTGAGTGAGCTGGAAAAGCTGAGTCTGGACCTGACAACTCTGTTGGAGACACTCAGAGCTGTCGCGGACGGAAGCGGCTCGCCCGCGGAGCCTGATGGTCATCTGCTGGAGTTCATCCAGCGTGGCATCGATGGCTGCAACCGCATTCCCGGCAGGTACGGGATCCCCACGGAGACCGGACTCGCGGACATCGATGTTTTCGTCGAAGACCGGCCGACAGAGTTGGCTCGCCTCTTCAGGGACGTGGCAAGCGCCGGGGTGGTGATGCGCGGCATCAACATCTCGCAGCGGCCGGACAGCCTCGACCGTACGGTCACCATTTCGGTCACTCCGCGCAAGGCTGAGGACCTCCTGCACGAACTACGTCGCAGGAAGTGGCCAGCGGACGCCTGA
- the cloE gene encoding clorobiocin biosynthesis transcriptional regulator CloE — protein MVASGQTASKAGGSGTTPVRPTAGEATPVDSKQSRHASYLGLEVSAERTRLQIPRDLSLEAWCRLGGRILAVCDSSAWWIGDWLVFGQNQYGDRYRRAMKETKLDYQTLRNYAWVARKFEPSRRRDGLTFQHHMEVAALSEAEQDHWLDFAVRLNWSRNELRKQIRASMSGEEGDLRRQVQLSLQLDELRLERWREAARRSNLTLTDWISSVVDEAI, from the coding sequence GTGGTCGCGTCTGGTCAGACAGCTTCGAAGGCTGGGGGAAGCGGCACCACTCCGGTGAGGCCGACTGCGGGAGAGGCGACCCCCGTTGACAGCAAGCAATCAAGGCACGCCTCGTATCTCGGCCTGGAGGTTTCGGCCGAGAGGACCAGGCTTCAGATCCCGCGAGATCTCTCCCTGGAGGCATGGTGCCGCCTCGGCGGAAGGATCCTCGCGGTATGCGACTCGTCGGCCTGGTGGATCGGTGATTGGTTGGTGTTCGGACAGAACCAGTACGGTGACCGATACCGCCGGGCAATGAAGGAGACCAAGCTCGACTATCAAACGCTGCGAAATTATGCCTGGGTGGCGAGGAAATTCGAGCCGTCCCGCCGGCGAGACGGCCTCACATTCCAACATCACATGGAAGTGGCAGCTCTCTCGGAAGCCGAACAGGACCACTGGCTCGACTTCGCAGTGCGACTGAACTGGTCGAGGAACGAGCTGCGCAAACAGATCCGGGCCAGCATGTCGGGCGAAGAAGGTGATCTCCGGCGCCAGGTTCAGCTCAGCCTCCAGTTAGACGAGTTACGTCTCGAACGATGGAGGGAGGCGGCGCGGCGTAGCAACCTGACTCTGACGGATTGGATCTCATCCGTCGTCGACGAAGCCATTTGA